One Oreochromis niloticus isolate F11D_XX linkage group LG16, O_niloticus_UMD_NMBU, whole genome shotgun sequence genomic window carries:
- the LOC100708361 gene encoding trace amine-associated receptor 13c-like has product MMENKDSICFPELFNSSCRRRALHWSETVPLNILLCSISAITIALNLLVIISVSYFRQLHTPTNILLLSLAVSDFLVGFLLLPGEIFLGIACWAFGNLLCSLFNYVSFIITSASVGNMVLISVDRYVAICYPLHYSTRITVTRVKRSVCLCWLCCVLYSSALLKDELIQPGGHNSCYGECVFVINFIAGTVDLLLTFIVPISVIVVLYMRVFVVAVSQARAMRSHVTAVTLQLSVNLTTKKSELKAGRTLGVLIVVFLMCFCPYYCASFAVEDSLSESSTSLVRYLFYFNSCLNPVIYALFYPWFRKAIKHIVMLQIFHTGSREANIL; this is encoded by the exons ATGATGGAGAACAAGGACAGTATATGCTTTCCAGAACTCTTCAACTCTTCCTGCAGGAGACGAGCACTTCACTGGTCTGAAACTGTGCCCCTAAATATCCTGCTGTGCTCCATCTCTGCGATCACTATAGCTCTGAACCTCCTTGTCATCATCTCAGTCTCCTACTTCAG GCAGCTCCACACACCCActaacatcctcctcctctctttggCTGTGTCAGACTTTCTTGTGGGGTTCCTGTTGCTGCCTGGAGAAATCTTCCTAGGAATAGCCTGCTGGGCTTTCGGTAACCTTTTGTGTTCTCTCTTTAATTATGTGTCTTTCATCATTACCTCGGCTTCAGTGGGAAACATGGTTCTCATATCAGTTGACCGCTATGTGGCGATTTGTTATCCTCTGCATTACTCTACCAGAATTACTGTGACCAGAGTTAAAcgctctgtttgtttgtgttggctctgttgtgttttgtacagTAGTGCCCTTTTAAAAGATGAGCTGATTCAACCAGGAGGGCATAATTCCTGCTATGGAGAATGTGTTTTTGTCATCAACTTTATTGCAGGAACTGTTGATCTTTTGTTAACCTTTATTGTTCCTATTTCTGTTATCGTAGTTCTGTATATGAGAGTATTTGTAGTGGCTGTGTCTCAGGCCCGTGCCATGCGCTCTCATGTTACAGCTGTCACACTGCAGCTTTCAGTGAATCTCACAACAAAGAAATCAGAGTTGAAAGCAGGAAGGACTCTTGGTGTTCTAATAGTTGTGTTTCTAATGTGTTTCTGTCCATACTATTGCGCTTCTTTTGCAGTGGAAGACTCACTCAGTGAGTCATCCACATCCCTTGTCCGTTATCTCTTCTATTTTAACTCCTGTTTGAACCCTGTGATCTATGCACTATTTTACCCCTGGTTTAGAAAAGCTATTAAACACATTGTCATGCTTCAGATATTTCACACTGGCTCCCGTGAGGCCAACATACTATAG
- the LOC106098545 gene encoding trace amine-associated receptor 13c-like, whose translation MDTQDVAELCFPQLFNTSCKKPITPLSEFVFLHVVLSSISLLTVTLNLLVIISVSHYRQLHTPTNILLLSLAVSDFLVGLLLMPGEILRNTACWFLGDLTCSMYNYMSFIVTSTSVGDMVLISIDRYLAICDPLHYPTRITDRRVKLSICLCWLSSVFYSSLFVKDDLTQPGKHNSCYGECTIVVDLITGIIDLLLTFFVPVTVIVVLYLRVFVVAVSQARAMRSHVTATALQLSVTLTTKKSELKAARTLGVLVVVFLLCFCPYYYCVTLARDDPLNSSSVSFVLYLFYFNSCLNPLIYALFYPWFRKAVKLIISLHILQPGSCEISIL comes from the exons ATGGATACACAGGATGTGGCAGAGCTCTGTTTTCCACAACTCTTCAACACCTCCTGCAAGAAACCTATAACTCCTCTGTCAGAATTTGTGTTCCTTCATGTTGTGTTGTCCTCCATCTCGCTGCTAACTGTGACTCTCAACCTGCTCGTCATCATCTCAGTCTCCCACTACAG GCAGCTTCACACACCCActaacatcctcctcctctctctggctGTCTCAGACTTTCTTGTTGGTCTCCTGTTGATGCCTGGAGAAATCCTCAGAAATACAGCCTGCTGGTTTCTCGGTGACCTCACCTGTTCTATGTACAATTATATGTCTTTCATTGTTACCTCTACCTCAGTGGGAGACATGGTGCTAATATCAATTGACCGCTATTTGGCTATTTGTGACCCTCTGCATTACCCCACcagaatcacagacagaagaGTGAAACTCTCTATCTGTCTGTGTTGGCTCTCTTCTGTCTTCTATAGCAGCCTGTTTGTAAAGGATGATCTAACTCAACCAGGGAAGCATAATTCCTGCTATGGAGAATGTACAATTGTTGTTGACTTAATTACAGGAATTATTGACCTTCTTTTAACCTTTTTTGTTCCAGTTACTGTCATTGTAGTTCTGTATCTGAGAGTATTTGTGGTGGCTGTGTCTCAGGCTCGTGCCATGCGCTCTCATGTTACAGCTACTGCTCTGCAGCTTTCAGTGACTCTAACAACAAAGAAATCAGAGTTAAAAGCAGCCAGGACTCTGGGTGTTCTTGTAGTTGTGTTTCTACTGTGTTTCTGTCCATATTATTATTGTGTTACTCTTGCCAGGGATGACCCACTCAATAGCTCATCTGTATCCTTTGTGCTCTATCTGTTCTATTTTAACTCCTGTCTAAACCCTTTGATCTATGCACTGTTCTACCCCTGGTTTAGAAAAGCTGTGAAACTCATAATCTCTTTACACATACTGCAGCCTGGCTCCTGTGAGATTAGcattttgtaa